In Methanomicrobium antiquum, one DNA window encodes the following:
- a CDS encoding DUF99 family protein, producing the protein MQTAKSGIRVLGIAESFTRSAKKSFFAGVVMRKDKIIDGVAFSTATVGGMDATDTVIDIFTKLSRKDLHCIMLSGCIVSWFNIIDIEEIHKKTGFPVICATYENSEGIETKINKYFPGDSDRLLKYKNTGIREKFQLKTGFYIYLRCSGISFKDAGWLCNAFTLQGRIPEPLRVAGLLAHASSDFTIVEE; encoded by the coding sequence ATGCAGACTGCAAAATCAGGAATCCGGGTACTGGGCATAGCTGAAAGTTTTACAAGAAGCGCAAAAAAATCCTTTTTTGCCGGAGTTGTAATGAGAAAAGACAAAATTATTGATGGAGTAGCATTTTCAACCGCAACTGTTGGAGGAATGGATGCTACAGATACTGTAATTGATATTTTCACTAAACTTTCAAGAAAAGATCTGCACTGCATAATGCTCTCCGGATGCATTGTTTCGTGGTTTAACATAATTGACATTGAAGAAATTCATAAAAAAACAGGTTTTCCTGTGATCTGTGCGACATATGAGAATTCAGAAGGAATTGAAACGAAAATAAATAAATATTTTCCAGGTGATTCAGACCGACTTTTAAAATACAAAAATACAGGTATAAGAGAAAAATTTCAGCTGAAAACCGGCTTTTATATATATCTGAGATGTTCAGGCATATCCTTTAAAGATGCAGGATGGCTGTGCAATGCCTTTACTCTCCAGGGAAGAATCCCGGAACCTCTAAGAGTTGCAGGACTATTAGCGCACG